One Solanum lycopersicum chromosome 4, SLM_r2.1 DNA window includes the following coding sequences:
- the LOC101244364 gene encoding uncharacterized protein isoform X1 — protein sequence MKMTWKNQSKKNPNKRPISQLQNLPFDPTEDSTFPEEKLAKNEEISHVNGDEDTIKLVESFQQQGNKLAEEGKYREALGKWESALLLMPDRAILHEQKAQILLELGETWKALQAATRATELEPSWGEAWVTLGRAQLNYGEPDSAIESLDRALAIKPDSAEARNDRQAALHHIQRRKQLQTSGLSMNQNRFAVVDKTEST from the exons atgaagatGACATGGAAGAATCAGAGCAAGAAGAACCCTAACAAAAGACCTATTTCCCAACTCCAAAACCTCCCATTCGATCCTACTGAAGATTCCACTTTTCCCGAGGAAAAACTTGCTAAAAATGAAGAGATTTCTCATGTTAATGGAGATGAAGATACAATCAAACTTGTTGAGTCCTTTCAACAACAAGGAAATAAGCTTGCTGAG gaaGGGAAATATCGTGAAGCACTTGGAAAGTGGGAGTCTGCTCTACTTTTGATGCCAGATCGTGCCATTCTGCATGAACAGAAGGCTCAAATTTTGCTTGAACTTGGAGAAACATGGAAGGCGCTACAAGCTGCTACTC GTGCAACTGAGTTGGAACCAAGCTGGGGTGAG GCGTGGGTCACCCTTGGTAGAGCACAGCTGAATTATGGTGAGCCTGACAGTGCTATAGAAAGCTTAGACAGAGCACTAGCCATCAAG CCAGACTCTGCTGAGGCTCGTAATGATCGACAAGCTGCCTTGCATCATATTCAGAGGAGAAAACAGTTACAGACATCAGGTTTAAGCATGAACCAAAACCGTTTTGCTGTAGTCGACAAAACTGAGAGCACTTGA
- the LOC101244364 gene encoding uncharacterized protein isoform X2, which yields MKMTWKNQSKKNPNKRPISQLQNLPFDPTEDSTFPEEKLAKNEEISHVNGDEDTIKLVESFQQQGNKLAEEGKYREALGKWESALLLMPDRAILHEQKAQILLELGETWKALQAATRATELEPSWGEAWVTLGRAQLNYGEPDSAIESLDRALAIKTLLRLVMIDKLPCIIFRGENSYRHQV from the exons atgaagatGACATGGAAGAATCAGAGCAAGAAGAACCCTAACAAAAGACCTATTTCCCAACTCCAAAACCTCCCATTCGATCCTACTGAAGATTCCACTTTTCCCGAGGAAAAACTTGCTAAAAATGAAGAGATTTCTCATGTTAATGGAGATGAAGATACAATCAAACTTGTTGAGTCCTTTCAACAACAAGGAAATAAGCTTGCTGAG gaaGGGAAATATCGTGAAGCACTTGGAAAGTGGGAGTCTGCTCTACTTTTGATGCCAGATCGTGCCATTCTGCATGAACAGAAGGCTCAAATTTTGCTTGAACTTGGAGAAACATGGAAGGCGCTACAAGCTGCTACTC GTGCAACTGAGTTGGAACCAAGCTGGGGTGAG GCGTGGGTCACCCTTGGTAGAGCACAGCTGAATTATGGTGAGCCTGACAGTGCTATAGAAAGCTTAGACAGAGCACTAGCCATCAAG ACTCTGCTGAGGCTCGTAATGATCGACAAGCTGCCTTGCATCATATTCAGAGGAGAAAACAGTTACAGACATCAGGTTTAA